In Excalfactoria chinensis isolate bCotChi1 chromosome 20, bCotChi1.hap2, whole genome shotgun sequence, a genomic segment contains:
- the PHC2 gene encoding LOW QUALITY PROTEIN: polyhomeotic-like protein 2 (The sequence of the model RefSeq protein was modified relative to this genomic sequence to represent the inferred CDS: deleted 1 base in 1 codon) — translation MENEQVPAPPPSSSAGGTGTTPSSTGTTRPPAPQISVYSGIPDRQTVQVIQQALHRQPNTAAQYLQQMYAAQQQHLMLQTAALQQQHLTSAQLQSLAAVQQASLAANRQSGSSGSNGTQQAPVQQPTINLATSPAAAQLLNRAQSVNPGASGIAQQAVLLGNAASPALTASQAQMYLRAQMLIFTPTGPVSAVRPESPAPVPPPAPPPAPPPATPQVHSLALRPAGPHLPALAMKPPGSTPRAGPPRAPPPENPGDHLKKAEGPDARTHPLARTATAPAAAHPLVTPAYTPLQQPQFLQQPPKPMQQQQQFVIQQQQQQQQQQQQLAPRGQPPPGPAAPQLQPLPPASPGPAPPPKAGAPHGVGTEGAAPNGHPGCYGAPRKFQHASAVILQLQPTGSTPPLGAAEAARRDAPPAARSPPAAAPPAAAAPPPPPGPEAPQGERAAAHEPGAERVDAPPAAPAPGMTSGSGSAASTVAGAAPHNGENKPPQAVVKPQILTHVIEGFVIQEGAEPFPVGRSSLLVGGLKPQYAQELLAERAPQHDNTTTTDSEMEEPYLQESKEEGAPPKLKCELCGRVDFAYKFKRSKRFCSMACAKRYNVGCTKRVGLFHPDRSKLQKPGVPPHGRRRACKVPTLSKDAKKQTPVSLPPGSGPLSVTASLQLNHSQEDSSRCSDNSSYEEPLSPISASSSASRRRQAERDLELHDMELPDMHVRELAGIGHRFLPSEPSKWNVEDVYEFIRSLPGCQEIAEEFRAQEIDGQALLLLKEDHLMSTMNIKLGPALKIYARISMLKDS, via the exons ATGGAGAACGAGCAGGTCCCGGCACCTCCGCcttccagcagtgctggtggcacCGGCACGACGCCCAGCAGCACCGGCACCACGCGCCCACCTGCACCGCAGATCTCTGTCTACAGCGGCATTCCCGACCGCCAGACTGTCCAG GTGATCCAGCAGGCCCTGCACCGGCAGCCCAACACGGCGGCGCAGTACCTGCAGCAGATGTACGCCgcc cagcagcagcacctgatGCTGCAGACAGCCgcgctgcagcagcagcacctcaccAGCGCCCAGCTCCAGAGCCTGGCGGCCGTGCAGCAG GCCAGCCTGGCAGCCAACAGGCAGAGCGGCTCCTCTGGTAGCAATGGCACGCAGCAGGCGCCTGTGCAGCAGCCCACG ATCAACCTGGCCACATCGCCAGCAGCCGCCCAGCTCCTGAACCGGGCACAGAGTGTCAACCCCGGCGCATCGGGCATCGCGCAGCAAGCTGTCCTGCTGGGCAATGCCGCCTCGCCCGCCCTCACCGCCAGCCAGGCACAGATGTACCTGCGGGCACAGATG CTCATCTTCACACCCACGGGCCCCGTCAGCGCTGTCCGGCCTGAGAGCCCTGCACCTGTCCCACCGCCAGCCCCACCGCCTGCCCCACCACCCGCCACCCCCCAG GTGCACAGCCTGGCGCTGCGCCCCGCTGGTCCCCACCTCCCTGCCCTGGCCATGAAGCCCCCTGGCAGCACTCCACGGGCCGGCCCTCCCCGGGCCCCCCCACCCGAGAACCCCGGTGACCACCTCAAAAAGGCTGAGGGTCCCGATGCCCGCACCCACCCCCTGGCCCGCACTGCCACTGCCCCTGCTGCCGCCCACCCACTCGTCACCCCAG CCTACACCccgctgcagcagccccagttcCTGCAGCAGCCACCGAAGCcaatgcaacagcagcagcagttcgtcatccagcagcaacagcagcagcagcagcagcagcagcagctggcgCCCCGTGGGCAGCCCCCTCCAGGcccagctgccccccagctCCAGCCGCTGCCCCCTGCCAGCCCTGGTCCGGCCCCTCCGCCCAAAGCAGGAGCCCCCCACGGTGTGGGGACGGAGGGCGCAGCCCCCAACGGGCACCCCGGCTGCTATGGGGCACCTCGCAAGTTCCAGCACGCCTCCGCCGtcatcctgcagctgcagcccaccGGCAGCACG CCGCCGCTGGGTGCCGCCGAGGCCGCCCGCCGGGacgcgccgcccgccgcccggAGTCCtcccgccgccgctccgcccgccgccgccgcccccccgccgccccccgggcCCGAAGCGCCGCAGGGGGAGCGCGCCGCCGCGCACG AGCCGGGCGCGGAGCGCGTGGAtgcgccgcccgccgcccccgcccccgGCATGACCTCGGGCAGCGGCAGCGCTGCCTCCACCGTCGCCGGCGCCGCCCCGCACAATGGTGAGAACAAACCGCCGCAGGCCGTGGTGAAGCCGCAGATCCTCACGCACGTGATCGAGGGCTTCGTCATCCAGGAGGGCGCCGAGCCCTTCCCG GTGGGGCGCTCCTCGCTGCTGGTGGGGGGCCTGAAGCCGCAGTATGCGCAGGAGCTGCTGGCGGAACGTGCCCCGCAGCACGACAACACCACCACCACGGACTCGGAGATGGAGGAGCCCTACCTGCAAG AGTCCAAAGAGGAGGGAGCCCCCCCGAAGCTGAAGTGCGAGCTGTGCGGCCGCGTCGACTTTGCCTACAAATTCAAGCGCTCCAAGCGTTTCTGCTCCATGGCGTGTGCCAAGAG GTACAACGTGGGCTGCACCAAACGCGTGGGGCTGTTCCACCCCGACCGCAGCAAGCTGCAGAAGCCCGGAGTGCCCCCCCACGGCCGCCGCCGCGCCTGCAAAGTGCCCACGCTCAGCAAGGACGCAAAGAAGCAG ACGCCGGTGTCCCTCCCGCCGGGCTCGGGGCCGCTCTCGGTGACGGCATCGCTGCAGCTCAACCACAGCCAGGAGGACTCGAGCCGCTGCTCAGACAACTCCAGCTACGAGGAGCCGCTGTCGCCCATCTCGGCCAGCTCGTCTGCCTCCCGCCGGCGCCAGGCTGAGCGTGACCTGGAGCTGCACGACATGGAGCTGCCCGACATGCACGTGAGGGAGCTGGCGGGCATCGGGCACCGCTTCCTGCCCAGCGAACCCAGCAAGTGGAACGTGGAGGACGTCTACGAGTTCATCCGCTCGCTGCCGG gCTGCCAGGAGATCGCAGAGGAGTTCCGCGCGCAGGAGATCGATGGGcaggcgctgctgctgctgaaggaggaCCACCTGATGAGCACCATGAACATCAAACTGGGGCCGGCCCTCAAGATCTACGCCCGCATCAGCATGCTCAAGGACTCCTAG